In the genome of Campylobacteraceae bacterium, one region contains:
- the pyk gene encoding pyruvate kinase: MNKSTKILATLGPKSDSVEIIEGLIKAGANMFRLNFSHGTHEYHSKTLNNIRRAMKNLDTVVGVLQDISGPKVRIGELKEDFNLKKGDEITFVKNEIVGYKKEDKKYIVSLNYPELLSKIKVDEFIYLYDGTIRAKVIQTGETIVANIENNGTLGSKKGINFPNTVIDIDVITAKDKIDIAWGVENKVDYFAISFVQNKEDMLNARALLKGYKGKLIAKIEKFDAVENIDEILEASDGLMVARGDLGIEVPYYDVPTIQKKLIEKANAVSKPVITATQMLLSMTTNERATRAEISDVANAVLDGTDVVMLSEESAIGDDPVNVVSTMSNIIKKTEEIYNYEKQYKMDYLDYFDVIQSTATKLADNIHAKGILALTASGQSAIRMSRYRPKTPIFAFSHKHKILNSLTITWGVHPVSTIKEGQSTKMIAKMLLDLETRGILDKKGPYVATVGYPVGMPGSTNIIKILNESEITYYLNLNKTNK, from the coding sequence ATGAATAAAAGTACAAAAATTCTAGCAACCTTAGGACCAAAGAGTGATAGCGTTGAAATTATTGAGGGATTAATTAAAGCTGGAGCTAATATGTTTCGTTTAAATTTCTCACATGGAACACATGAATATCATTCCAAAACCTTAAACAATATTAGAAGAGCTATGAAAAATCTTGACACGGTAGTAGGTGTTCTACAAGATATTTCAGGTCCAAAAGTAAGAATAGGGGAGTTAAAAGAAGATTTCAACTTAAAAAAAGGAGATGAAATTACTTTTGTAAAAAATGAGATTGTTGGATATAAAAAAGAAGATAAAAAATATATAGTATCTTTAAATTACCCAGAACTCTTAAGTAAAATAAAAGTGGATGAATTTATTTATTTGTACGATGGAACCATTCGAGCAAAAGTAATACAAACAGGTGAAACAATAGTTGCTAATATAGAAAACAACGGAACCTTAGGCTCAAAAAAAGGAATAAATTTTCCTAATACTGTAATTGATATTGATGTAATTACTGCTAAAGATAAAATTGATATTGCTTGGGGAGTTGAGAATAAAGTTGATTATTTTGCAATTTCTTTTGTTCAAAATAAAGAAGATATGCTTAATGCAAGAGCTTTATTAAAGGGGTATAAGGGAAAATTAATTGCTAAAATTGAAAAATTTGACGCGGTTGAAAATATTGATGAAATTTTAGAAGCCAGTGATGGATTAATGGTTGCACGAGGTGATTTAGGAATAGAAGTTCCTTATTATGATGTACCTACTATACAGAAAAAACTTATAGAAAAAGCCAATGCCGTTTCAAAACCTGTTATTACAGCAACACAAATGCTTTTATCAATGACTACAAATGAAAGAGCTACAAGAGCAGAGATTTCAGATGTTGCCAATGCTGTTTTAGATGGAACAGATGTGGTAATGCTTTCAGAAGAAAGTGCAATAGGAGATGATCCTGTAAATGTAGTAAGTACAATGAGTAATATTATTAAAAAAACAGAAGAGATTTATAATTACGAAAAACAATATAAAATGGATTATTTAGACTATTTTGATGTTATTCAATCAACTGCTACAAAATTAGCAGATAATATTCATGCAAAAGGTATTTTAGCACTTACTGCTTCTGGACAAAGTGCAATAAGAATGTCAAGATACAGACCAAAAACTCCTATTTTCGCTTTTTCACATAAACATAAAATTTTAAATTCTTTAACAATTACTTGGGGCGTTCATCCAGTATCTACTATTAAAGAAGGTCAGTCTACTAAAATGATTGCCAAAATGCTTTTAGATTTAGAAACAAGAGGAATCTTAGATAAAAAAGGTCCTTATGTTGCAACTGTTGGTTACCCCGTTGGAATGCCAGGATCTACAAATATCATTAAAATCTTAAATGAGAGCGAAATCACATATTATTTAAATTTAAATAAAACAAATAAATAA